The following proteins are encoded in a genomic region of Nymphalis io chromosome 16, ilAglIoxx1.1, whole genome shotgun sequence:
- the LOC126774443 gene encoding cAMP-dependent protein kinase type I regulatory subunit isoform X2 translates to MEQVKAAAAAAATSEGEADGELSPLPVPGGQLPRRRGGISAEPVTEEDATSYVKKVVPKDYKTMGALSRAIASNVLFTHLDESERADMFDAMFPVQCLQGETVIRQGDEGDNFYIIDSGEVEVLVNGEVVTTIGEGGSFGELALIYGTPRAATVRARSPLKLWGLDRDSYRRILMGSTIRKRRMYDEFLSRVSILESLEKWERLTVADALEPVSFNEGETIVRQGEPGNDFYIIVEGTAVVLQQRGAGGDAVEVGRLGPSDYFGEIALLLDRPRAATVRAAGPLKCVKLDRARFERVLGLCADILKRNIAQYNSFVSLSV, encoded by the exons GAACAAGTTAAAGCTGCAGCAGCAGCAGCCGCAACTTCAGAAGGAGAGGCAGATGGTGAATTATCACCTTTGCCAGTGCCTGGTGGGCAGTTACCACGTAGACGAGGAGGCATTAGTGCTGAGCCAGTTACAGAGGAAGATGCAACAAGCTATGTTAAGAag GTGGTGCCAAAAGATTACAAAACAATGGGAGCGCTATCCCGAGCGATAGCATCTAATGTGTTATTTACACACTTGGATGAATCAGAACGTGCGGATATGTTCGATGCCATGTTTCCAGTGCAATGTTTGCAAGGTGAAACTGTCATACGACAAGGTGACGAAGGGGACAATTTCTACATAATCGATTCCGGTGAAGTTGAG GTGCTGGTGAACGGCGAGGTGGTGACCACGATCGGCGAGGGCGGTAGCTTCGGCGAGCTGGCGCTGATCTACGGCACGCCGCGCGCCGCCACCGTGCGCGCGCGCTCTCCGCTCAAGCTGTGGGGGCTGGACCGCGACTCCTACCGCCGCATACTCATGGGCTCCACTATCAGGAAGCGTCGCATGTACGACGAGTTCCTGTCGCGCGTCTCTATACTGG AGAGTCTAGAGAAGTGGGAACGCCTCACAGTGGCCGACGCGCTGGAGCCGGTGTCGTTCAACGAAGGAGAGACCATCGTGCGGCAGGGCGAGCCCGGCAACGACTTCTACATTATCGTTGAAG GCACGGCGGTGGTGCTGCAGCAGCGCGGCGCGGGCGGGGACGCGGTGGAGGTGGGGCGGCTCGGCCCGTCCGACTACTTCGGCGAGATCGCGCTGCTGCTGGACCGCCCGCGCGCCGCCACAGTGCGCGCCGCCGGCCCGCTCAAGTGCGTCAAGCTCGACCGCGCGAG GTTTGAACGAGTGTTGGGTCTCTGTGCTGACATCCTTAAACGAAATATTGCGCAGTATAACAGTTTTGTTTCTCTTTCGGTTTAA
- the LOC126774507 gene encoding ATP-dependent DNA helicase Q4 translates to MDLIEAIKKDRAYVKSKLIVKNWEKDFKLKHSRTPSKFDIKEAPSNIKYAYKKYFQLKSTALENSLSICDPDEESVLSPEPTLHLENIVDNSTTPESLLPTLPSVQELDRLLSTPNPNYVNDSTFTEKFSKKLFQNTKFSLRNPRKSIITKSQVEHPLKSKLIIDNSNGTGSANHEKLEIKSDNNEIDNFINKNSIEIKVNGVASQGLTCKIVHNNENLIAPGNLTNMLQSFPLRQINKGWVERATGFSDNVQSNNQVEKFGLGNITMVHPVEKLSDYVENSESDDDIAISKLKPALKKQKTCKVNNNENRHKEEHNDHTNSISNSTDLTNENKIRKRKNERVSNIKKIETKKQVSKSFEQTTQPPDVSEYMPFGLNEKVQPRHNNISDILETIETPSVKDKIKLTQRVEECDKMEKKIQNGILNENFVKINIEKKVFVRGKKNISYSKYKKKLWKDKKALHGGMEFPEQGKITCFKCGLEGHMGRYCTAHREDTLLPLENYEEHNMMTLEDMQKIVTDNKKEENDKPIEDELSSLLFEASKIPEDFLKLLAETPEAKTKVKPVYTEGEENSKELSEALNEFGHNAFLPGQEKAIKRILCGLSTLLILSTGGGKSLCYQLPAYIYSKYYKCITLVISPLVSLMEDQVLSMPQFLKAACLHTNQQPTQRRKIIEYVKSGEINVLLMSPEALISGDSSSGFAGLFKSLPQIAFACIDEAHCVSQWSHNFRPSYLMICRVLREKLNVTCILGLTATASQATIKSIIGHINISDGFKGVLTNPALPNNLHLSISFEKDKDRAIVSLLASEKISLFNSIIVYCIRRNECERVAAVIRSCLSQPGKINMEKASKKRKRMSYIAEAYHAGMSAAQRRKIQKHFMDGSLKIIVATVAFGMGINKSDIRCIIHYNMPPSFESYVQEVGRAGRDGKPAFCHVFMNENCNDKDELLKHIYANSIDRPVIRKLLQKVFIPCKCISTENLSNTKVKPLRCAGHEVGIPIDNTVEELDLPSENIATLLCYVELHHKHYIKVLNNAYTICKISSYGGPIKILEAAKTCPPLAMAYLLQGKKDSSITKSSILEFNVIEVASAIGWESGMTKYHLKNLEWTIKDGISKRSYLKVEFNTLGFRLKAPGDLSASELDSVLDELHETVHTQEKVMLCQLEEINKVFYQLRNNISCDKINFTEEALKEKSDELKLIINNYFTRENNLPDNIVLEERPLHVERVASDVRALIATYKDCKFTGRSIARIFQGISSPNFPALVWGRCKFWRSHLHEDFDGIVRIATQQIIQMKM, encoded by the coding sequence ATGGATTTAATAGAAGCTATCAAAAAAGATAGAGcatatgttaaaagtaaattaatagtaaaaaattggGAAAAagatttcaaattaaaacactCGCGAACTCCATCAAAGTTTGATATAAAAGAAGCTCCTTCAAACataaaatatgcatataaaaagtattttcaacTTAAAAGTACAGCACTCGAGAACTCCTTGTCTATATGTGATCCTGACGAAGAATCAGTTTTGTCCCCAGAACCAACTCTACACTTAGAAAATATTGTAGATAATTCAACAACTCCAGAATCATTATTACCTACATTACCTAGCGTTCAAGAACTCGACAGATTGCTGTCGACTCCAAATCCTAATTATGTTAATGACAGTACTTTCActgaaaaattttcaaaaaaattattccaaaatactaaattttcttTAAGGAATCCTAGAAAAAGTATAATAACCAAAAGTCAGGTCGAGCATCCTTTAAAGAGTAAGCTAATTATAGATAATAGCAATGGTACTGGATCTGCAAATCATGAAAAGCTTGAAATAAAAagtgataataatgaaattgataattttattaataaaaatagtatagaaATCAAGGTGAACGGTGTAGCATCTCAAGGACTAACCTGTAAAATTGTAcacaataatgaaaatttaattgctcctggaaatttaacaaatatgttGCAATCTTTTCCATTGAGACAAATTAATAAGGGTTGGGTTGAAAGAGCAACTGGTTTTTCTGATAATGTGCAAAGCAATAATCAAGTAGAAAAGTTTGGATTAGGAAATATTACAATGGTACATCCAGTGGAGAAACTAAGTGATTATGTTGAAAATAGTGAATCGGATGATGATATTGCTATAAGTAAACTTAAACCAGctcttaaaaaacaaaagacttgtaaagtaaataataatgaaaatagacaTAAAGAAGAACATAATGATCATACAAATAGTATTAGTAATAGTACAGATCTCACAAATGAAAATAAGATAAGAAAAAGGAAAAATGAAAGAGTTagcaatattaaaaagattGAAACTAAAAAACAGGTTTCAAAATCTTTTGAACAAACAACACAACCACCAGATGTTTCTGAATATATGCCATTTGGATTAAATGAAAAAGTACAGCcaagacataataatatatctgaTATCCTTGAAACTATAGAAACACCTTCAGTGAAGGATAAAATCAAGCTTACTCAAAGAGTAGAGGAATGTGATAAGATGGAAAAGAAAATTCAAAATggcatattaaatgaaaattttgttaaaatcaatatagaaaaaaaagtttttgtaagGGGCAAAAAGAATATTAGTTAttcgaaatacaaaaaaaagttatggaAAGATAAAAAAGCTCTCCATGGTGGAATGGAATTTCCTGAACAAGGAAAAATAACATGTTTCAAATGTGGCTTAGAAGGTCACATGGGGCGATATTGTACGGCACATCGTGAAGATACACTTTTGCCCTTGGAAAATTATGAAGAACATAACATGATGACATTAGAAGACATGCAAAAAATCGTTACTGATAATAAAAAAGAGGAAAATGATAAACCAATAGAAGATGAGTTGAGCTCATTGCTATTTGAAGCAAGCAAAATTCCTgaagattttttaaagttactagCTGAAACACCTGAAGCGAAAACTAAAGTTAAACCTGTATACACTGAAGGTGAAGAAAATTCAAAAGAATTGTCTGAAGCACTAAATGAATTTGGGCACAATGCGTTTCTTCCAGGTCAGGAAAAAGCCATAAAGAGGATTCTCTGTGGATTGTCCACATTGCTCATATTATCAACTGGAGGTGGAAAATCACTTTGTTATCAACTTCCGGCCTATATTTACagcaaatattacaaatgtattaCTCTAGTTATATCCCCTCTGGTATCCTTGATGGAAGATCAGGTATTAAGCATGCCACAATTTTTAAAAGCTGCATGCTTACATACTAATCAGCAGCCAACTCAGAGGCGTAAAATTATTGAGTATGTAAAAAGTGGAGAAATTAATGTTCTTTTAATGTCACCCGAAGCTCTGATTTCTGGAGATTCTTCTAGTGGATTTGCaggattatttaaatcattaccaCAAATTGCATTTGCTTGCATTGATGAAGCTCATTGTGTTTCACAGTGGAGTCATAATTTTCGACCTAGTTATTTAATGATTTGTAGAGTATTGAGGGAAAAATTAAATGTCACATGTATTCTTGGCCTAACAGCTACAGCAAGTCAAGCtactattaaaagtattattggtcatattaatatatcagaTGGTTTTAAAGGTGTTTTAACAAATCCTGCTTTACCAAATAACCTCCATTTGTCTATATCTTTTGAAAAAGATAAAGATAGGGCAATTGTTTCTTTATTAGCATCTgaaaaaataagtttgtttaattctataattgtttattgtatTAGAAGAAATGAATGTGAAAGGGTTGCAGCTGTAATAAGATCATGTCTCTCACAGCCTGGAAAAATCAATATGGAGAAAGCAAGCAAAAAACGCAAGAGAATGTCTTACATTGCTGAAGCATATCATGCAGGTATGTCAGCTGCCCAGAGAAgaaaaattcaaaaacatttcATGGATGGCTCATTAAAAATTATCGTAGCAACAGTTGCTTTTGGAATGGGTATTAATAAATCAGATATTAGatgtattatacattataatatgccCCCTAGTTTTGAATCTTACGTACAAGAAGTTGGTAGAGCTGGACGAGATGGAAAGCCTGCATTTTGCCATGTTTTTATGAATGAGAATTGCAACGACAAGGATGAACTATTGAAACATATTTATGCTAACTCTATTGATAGACCagttataagaaaattattgcaGAAGGTATTTATTCCTTGCAAATGCATATCTACCGAAAATTTGTCAAATACAAAAGTGAAACCACTAAGATGTGCAGGTCACGAAGTAGGTATTCCGATTGATAATACGGTAGAAGAATTGGATTTACCATCTGAAAACATTGCAACATTGTTATGTTATGTAGAACTTCATCACAAACATTACATAAAAGTCCTTAACAATGCTTATACAATATGTAAAATTTCGTCTTATGGTGGACCTATAAAAATTTTAGAAGCAGCGAAAACTTGTCCACCTCTTGCCATGGCATATttattacaaggaaaaaaagACTCGAGCATAACAAAAAGTagtattttagaatttaatgttatagaAGTAGCTTCTGCAATTGGGTGGGAAAGTGGAATGACAAAGTATCACTTAAAAAATTTAGAATGGACAATAAAAGATGGCATATCGAAAAGGTCTTACCTGAAAGTAGAATTTAATACACTTGGATTTCGGCTTAAAGCTCCGGGTGATTTATCTGCTTCAGAGTTAGACAGTGTATTAGATGAGTTGCACGAGACTGTACATACTCAAGAAAAAGTTATGTTATGTCAGTtggaagaaataaataaagttttttatcaaCTTCGTAACAATATATCGTGTGACAAAATCAATTTTACTGAAGAAGCACTTAAAGAAAAGTctgatgaattaaaattaataattaataactatttcaCAAGAGAGAATAATTTGCCTGATAATATTGTATTGGAAGAACGACCATTACATGTTGAACGAGTGGCTTCCGACGTTCGCGCTTTAATCGCGACCTATAAAGATTGCAAATTTACAGGACGAAGTATAGCGCGAATATTTCAAGGTATATCTTCGCCCAATTTCCCAGCTTTAGTTTGGGGTAGATGTAAGTTTTGGCGATCACACCTTCACGAAGATTTTGATGGTATCGTTAGAATAGCAACTCAAcaaattattcaaatgaaaatgtaa
- the LOC126774373 gene encoding xylosyltransferase oxt has translation MAMVRRIFYKYAKCLGLIVLTTFFAQLFISISFFPSVHDNLLKRQGYTSIARNEVDDVSARKLEPSVEDDEDLNSRNRPYNKVITQLRLEELDFIPTCEIRNREAISAIHRAKTQICKQEIVNKTCLIQNGHFYPKKLSNYCISKQKTYGHHLGCYLDEKKMRLLASFYGNYATTNSPTFCLDICVQAGFPYAGVQYATECFCGENEPPATTKTSEASCDMKCPGDSLQLCGGYFTMNIYETGLDKFIPQMPKNPSDDEITSVQIVFLLTLNGRALRQVHRLINALYRTNHYFYIHVDKRQDYLHRKLFKLEKQFPNIKLAKKRYSTIWGGASLLKMLLSSMRDISQLGWKWDYVINLSESDFPIKSLEELEKFLSANKGFNFIKSHGREVQRFIKKQGLDKTFIECETHMWRVGERKLPQGIVIDGGSDWIALSPKFVNYVIGKHDELLAGLEVIFEHTLLPAESYFHTVLRNSHFCNTYVDNNLHVTNWKRKLGCKCQYKHVVDWCGCSPNDFKTDDWPRIQNTQTRQLFFARKFEPIINQEIITRVEQYIGYTDHYLINNLEAYWQNLYDINDLTAPTDDTILTHAGSIVRLNAKILSGEGCQIQINEIIEVNVYKYADVYKGNLILHKALVQNKEVFLETWYKPKQHLDLNFENHNVDFIKVFKVSSEYDQKEMTFRNLGNILGPLSEPVLLYQFSTHIDKNLGNLTVLWLDPAGMVADVNIIQKDENNLTNFIKPTIKQPFLPGIWKVGLFDQKKLIARTKFLITPLEYFSGKELSHQEANLVHSGSQNSYKNLTFTKPVKFLPEQEEKNLLAEISNSNVKRVNGDLIEWIDSLNLEFYNVLGSCISYYNNDNFLCGNYKFQQCSLSEWSSFSPDPKGTVGKVDKQSGRLKRI, from the exons atggCGATGGTTCGAAGGATTTTTTACAAATACGCAAAGTGTTTGGGGTTAATAgttttaacaacattttttgctcaattatttatttcaataagttTCTTTCCTTCTGTTCATGACAATTTACTTAAAAGGCAAGGATATACGTCAATAGCGAGAAATGAAGTAGATGATGTTTCCGCTAGGAAACTGGAACCTAGCGTTGAAGACGATGAAGACTTGAATTCAAGAAATCGtccttataataaagttataacaCAATTGAGATTAGAAGAACTAGATTTTATACCAACTTGTGAAATTAGAAATCGAGAAGCCATCTCAGCTATACACAGAGCCAAAACTCAAATTTGTAAGCAAGAAATTGTTAATAAGACTTGTCTCATACAGAATGGACACTTTTATcctaaaaaattatcaaattattgCATTTCGAAACAAAAAACTTATGGACATCATTTAGGATGTTActtagatgaaaaaaaaatgagattaCTAGCTAGTTTTTACGGTAATTATGCAACCACAAATTCCCCAACATTTTGTTTGGATATCTGTGTACAAGCTGGATTTCCTTATGCTGGAGTACAGTATgc TACTGAATGTTTCTGTGGTGAGAATGAACCTCCAGCAACTACTAAAACTTCTGAAGCATCATGTGACATGAAGTGTCCAGGTGATTCATTACAACTGTGTGGGGGATACTTTACTATGAATATATATGAGACTGGTTTAGATA AATTTATTCCACAAATGCCTAAAAATCCTAGTGACGACGAAATTACTTCAGTTCAAATTGTCTTTCTTTTAACATTAAATGGAAGAGCACTGCGTCAAGTGCATAGACTAATAAATGCTCTTTATAGGACAAACCATTACTTTTACATACATGTAGATAAA AGACAGGATTACTTACatcgtaaattatttaaattggaaaaacAATTTCCGAACATAAAGTTAGCAAAAAAAAGATATTCCACAATATGGGGTGGTGCATCCCTTCTTAAAATGTTGCTCTCATCCATGAGGGACATATCACAATTAGGATGGAAATGGGATTATGTTATTAACTTGAGTGAAAGTGACTTTCCTATTAAATCATTAGAAGAACTTGAAAAATTTTTATCTGCAAATaaaggttttaattttatcaagtcCCATGGGCGTGAAGTACAAAGGTTCATTAAAAAACAAGGCCttgataaaacatttattgaatgtgaaaCACATATGTGGAGGGTCGGTGAAAGGAAATTACCTCAGGGAATAGTTATAGATGGTGGGAGTGATTGGATAGCACTATCACCAAAATTTGTGAATTATGTTATTGGAAAACATGATGAACTTTTGGCAGGTTTAGAAGTTATATTTGAACATACTTTGTTACCTGCCGAGTCTTATTTTCACACTGTGTTACGAAATTCACACttttgtaatacatatgtaGATAACAATTTACATGTCACAAATTGGAAAAGGAAACTTGGTTGTAAGTGTCAATATAAACATGTTGTGGATTGGTGTGGATGCTCTCCTAATGATTTCAAAACTGACGACTGGCCAAGAATACAAAATACTCAAACACGGCAGTTATTTTTTGCAAGGAAATTTGAACCAATTATAAATCAAGAAATAATTACAAGAGTAGAACAATACATAGGATATACAgaccattatttaattaacaatttggaAGCTTATTGGCAAAATCTTTATGATATTAATGATTTAACAGCTCCTACGGATGATACAATACTAACTCATGCTGGAAGTATTGTTCGTCTCAATGCTAAAATACTAAGTGGAGAAGGTTGTCAgattcaaataaatgaaataattgaagtaaatgtatataaatatgctgATGTGTACAAGGGTAACTTAATTTTACACAAAGCATTAGTTCAAAATAAAGAAGTATTTTTGGAAACATGGTATAAACCAAAACAacatttagatttaaattttgaGAATCACaatgttgattttataaaagtttttaaagtaaGCTCAGAGTATGATCAGAAAGAAATGACTTTTCGAAATTTAGGAAATATTTTAGGTCCACTTTCTGAACCAGTCTTGTTATACCAATTTTCTAcacatattgataaaaatttagGAAATTTAACAGTACTATGGTTGGATCCAGCTGGAATGGTGGCAgatgtaaatataatacaaaaagatgaaaataatttaacaaattttattaaacctaCCATAAAACAACCATTTTTGCCTGGTATATGGAAAGTTGGTTTGTTtgatcaaaaaaaattaattgcaagAACAAAATTTCTAATTACACCCTTGGAATACTTTTCCGGAAAGGAATTGTCTCACCAAGAGGCTAATTTAGTTCACAGTGGTTCgcaaaattcatataaaaatttaactttcACAAAACCTGTAAAATTTTTACCTGAAcaagaagaaaaaaatttattagCAGAAATATCTAATTCAAATGTAAAAAGAGTAAATGGTGACTTAATAGAATGGATAgatagtttaaatttagaattttataatgttttaggttcatgtatatcatattacaacaatgataattttttatgtgggaattataaatttcaacaaTGCTCATTATCAGAATGGAGTTCTTTTTCACCAGATCCAAAAGGAACTGTAGGCAAAGTAGATAAACAATCAGGCCGCTTAAAACGGATATGA
- the LOC126774364 gene encoding protein ecdysoneless homolog, which produces MSKVRFNQKYDDTIQCFIFSAKNYNNSEWQQLCNSINKTIKLLSQEYIWHQDEFKVVLPIISGEKNDIPHHLISITCFGDNVEDEWFIVYLLLELTKKYPDLIIQIEDNDGDFLLIEAADYLPTWANPDTTENRVFIHENSVHIIPPCIVPVDSTLTLNEALQLLTLKSEETKASPEIQQAIFKRIENYPQQINESCHKTIIKLPLEIAAVLKLKPSLISYLVSTYCSLDTLDAKLCKDIDFNDALNVEIKLTKFLYAMLVHTRFPTGYRFKALGNDTKTQLGLKLICAYKKIMAKSSNDVFTTPEYITFINSLINNGYFKENLQGSIEYTRLLANAKSYFANMECPISTYVCNVINDIKSTDKFKSTIELLQNKSDRDLLEEDDDTWLNIHPDQLNVFLNERYGKKIQIKNNDPITPHIINSELTKFLKETSDFEGVEEDNKENREEDSIEFNSEQFVNCLEKMLNIISCKDVSDDSDQSNFSDECDSSAEMNDVNLDQDRELASKLKTTDKGSENDEKTVLKNFIHSMKEEGLSGPASTVFRTIGVNKSDLIDSDDDV; this is translated from the exons ATGTCTAAAGTTCGATTTAATCAAAAGTATGATGATACAATTCAGTGCTTTATCTTTTCtgcaaaaaattataataatagcgaATGGCAACAACTATgcaattctataaataaaacaataaaattgttatcacAAGAATACATATGGCATCAAGACGAATTTAAAGTGGTTTTGCCTATTATTTCTGGTGAAAAAAATG ATATTCCACATCATCTTATTAGCATAACATGTTTTGGTGACAATGTTGAGGATGAGTGGTTTATTGTGTATCTTTTATTAGAACTTACAAAAAAGTACCCAGACCTAATTATACAAATTGAAGACAATGACGGCGACTTTCTGCTAATAGAGGCTGCCGATTATTTACCTACATGGGCTAATCCTGACACTACTGAAAACAGA GTTTTTATTCATGAAAATTCTGTTCATATAATACCACCTTGTATTGTTCCTGTTGATTCAACTCTTACATTGAATGAGGCTTTACAACTTCTTACACTAAAGTCTGAGGAAACTAAAGCTTCTCCAGAAATACAACAAGCCATTTTCAAAAGGATTGAGAATTACCCtcaacaaataaatgaaagttgccacaaaactattataaaactgCCTTTAGAAATAGCTGCAGTATTGAAACTGAAACCATCTCTGATTTCTTATCTTGTGAGTACATATTGCAGTCTTGACACTCTTGATGCAAAACTTTGTAAagatattgattttaatgatgCTTTAAATGTTGAAATCAAgttaacaaaatttttatatgctATGCTTGTGCATACAAGGTTCCCAACTGGTTATAGATTTAAGGCACTGGGAAACGACACCAAAACTCAACTTGGGTTAAAGTTGATATGTGCTTATAAGAAAATCATGGCTAAGTCATCTAATGATGTTTTCACTACACcagaatatataacttttattaacagcttgataaataatggttatttcaaagaaaatttaCAGGGGTCAATTGAATATACAAGATTATTAGCAAATGCAAAATCTTACTTCGCCAATATGGAATGTCCCATAAGTACCTATGTTTGTAatgttattaatgatattaaatcaactgataaatttaaaagtactattgaattattacaaaacaaaagtgaTAGAGATTTATTAGAAGAGGATGATGATACATGGCTAAATATTCATCCAGaccaattaaatgtatttttgaatGAACGTTATGGaaagaaaattcaaataaagaataatgATCCTATAACTCCCCATATTATAAACTCAGAATTgactaaatttttaaaagagaCATCGGACTTTGAGGGTGTTGAAGaagataataaagaaaatagagAAGAAGATTCAATTGAGTTTAATTCGGAGCAATTTGTAAATTGCTTAGAAAAAAtgctaaatataatttcatgtaAGGATGTTTCTGATGATTCAGATCAAAGTAATTTTAGTGATGAATGTGACAGTTCTGCTGAAATGAATGATGTAAACTTAGATCAAGACAGAGAGCTTgcttcaaaattaaaaaccacAGACAAAGGCAGTGAAAATGATGAAAAAACTGTACTTAAAAATTTCATCCATAGCATGAAAGAAGAAGGCTTATCAGGGCCTGCTAGTACTGTATTTAGAACAATTGGAGTTAATAAAAGTGATTTAATCGATTCTGATGATgatgtataa
- the LOC126774365 gene encoding dehydrogenase/reductase SDR family member 4: MILSSNLTSKIAMPKLYTQFTSANNFHSCRLKGKVAVITASTEGIGYAIAKRLGDEGASVVISSRKEDNVKQATDSLRKDGINAEGLVCHVGNAEHRQKLFDFAKTKYGGIDILVSNAAVNPAVSPILETDEKVWDKIFEVNVKCSWLLAKEVYPELIKRGGGNIVFISSIAGYQPMEPLGPYSVSKTTLLGLTKAIASEVVHDNIRVNCVAPGIVATKFASAITSSEAGKDKSLSIVPMNRFGKPSEIAGAVAFLVSDDASYMTGETLIVAGGTYAHL; the protein is encoded by the exons ATGATTTTATCGTCCAATTTAACGTCTAAAATTGCTATGccaaaattatatacacaatttaCAAGTGCAAATAACTTTCATAGTTGTAGGCTTAAAGGTAAAGTAGCTGTAATTACAGCGTCTACTGAAGG TATCGGTTACGCTATAGCTAAGCGGTTGGGCGATGAAGGAGCATCGGTAGTAATAAGCAGTAGAAAAGAAGATAATGTGAAACAAGCCACAGATAGTTTACGTAAAGATGGTATAAATGCTGAAGGTCTAGTTTGTCATGTAGGCAATGCAGAACATAGACAAAAACTATTTGATTTT GCGAAAACAAAATATGGAGGTATTGATATTCTTGTGTCCAACGCAGCTGTAAATCCCGCCGTGTCACCAATACTTGAG ACCGATGAAAAAGTTTGGGACAAAATTTTTgaagtaaatgtaaaatgttcgTGGTTATTAGCCAAAGAAGTTTATCCAGAGTTAATCAAAAGAGGAGGTGGAAACATCGTATTCATATCATCTATTGCTGGTTACCAGCCTATGGAA ccGTTGGGACCTTATAGCGTCAGTAAAACAACTCTCCTGGGATTGACAAAGGCCATCGCAAGTGAAGTGGTTCATGACAATATTAGAGTCAACTGTGTAGCTCCTGGAATAGTTGCGACAAAGTTTGCTTCTGcg ATAACTTCTTCAGAGGCGGGAAAAGATAAGAGTCTGTCAATAGTGCCCATGAACAGATTTGGAAAACCTTCAGAAATAGCTGGAGCTGTTGCTTTTCTGGTATCAGACGACGCAAGTTACATGACTGGAGAAACATTGATCGTAGCTGGGGGCACTTATGCGCATCTTTGA